Part of the Serinus canaria isolate serCan28SL12 chromosome 1, serCan2020, whole genome shotgun sequence genome is shown below.
TAGAAATAATGGATTTAAGTTGAAATAATGAAGATGGAGGTCAAACAATTAGACAAGTTCTTGTTTGTCTGTATAATCCTGGGAGACTTGGTCTCTGTCAGCAGTGTCTGGGGAAAGGTTTGACCCCTTTACATCCCTGAAAGTCTTGTTTTCTGTAGcaatgtgacagtgacactcTTTGGTTCGTGGCTTTactgttgggtttgtttggcATTTCCTTTTAACCTCATTTACCACTTAATTTGTAAAAGAAGAAAGTGGCCAACAAAATAGTGCAGACTTCTGATCTTTTAGGAATTATCATCCTCATTGTTCCTTTTAGGGAGTTGATTAAAACCTAGATGTGAGAGGATATTCTGGGACCTGATCCCTGTTGATAGTTTTAAAAGTTGAACATCCAATACTTGAACAGATTTAGGATGTAAAATGATTTGTACAAAATCCCCAAGAGGACTGGTAATTCAACAAATCTGCTGATCTTCAGTTCAAGTCTGTTGTCACAAAACCACGTGGATAAAGTCTGTAATAGCATTTCCTTCCTAACTCCTTGGGGCGAGgacagaattttccatttttattaacGTGCTGCATATGTTGGCCTGATGTTAAGTATTAAATATCCTTTTTCCAGACTTTGGTTCCACTTTGTGATGTCTTCCCCTGAAATTGCTTCCCTTTCTTGGGGTCAGATGAAGGTGAAAGGCTGCTCTACAACATATAAGGACTGCAAAGTATGGCCAGGAGGAAGCCGGACGTGGGATTGGCGAGAAACTGGGACTAATGTAAGTTTACTGGTTAGTACCTTGCATTTAAAACAGGACTCTGAGAATGGTCTAGAGAACAGTGTTTAAGTTCCAGACAGAAATTTCAGTGAGCTGCCTTTTTCATTCATCTAGCCATTAGATTTTCCTGGTAAGAATTGAGTGTCTGTTTTGGAGGTGACTTTGTGGGGGGACAGAGGGCTGCAGTCCCACTATGTCCCACACGCAACAGGATATAGCAATTGTTGCCCTGAGTTCTGACAGCCACCCTCACCAGACAACTCTCACACACCTTAGAGCTCTCAAGCAATATTCCTCATCTGTTTAAGAGTGCAGTTGTCATAAGATGCCAGTTACAACCTCTCTTCAGACTGTCTAAACAGAAGTTATCTTGAGTGAgataggaaaagaaattatgaaaagtaaaaaaaaaaaaaaaaaaaaattgacagtTACTGACCTTGCATATTTGGAAGACAACATTGCATATGGTTTagtttttatccttttccttgGGGTCCCTTGTACATATTTTGGAGGGAAAATATGCAGATACATTGTCTCATGCActattttctctgtgaaaagcTCACAGTCTGGCTAATCACACAGTGACTTCTCTTGGTAGCCATATACTAAGTGCTTGCCCttgtgatttttaaagtttacCTGTAAATGCAATCAGAATTGGATGAAAGTACATGAAGCAGTATTGATGTTTCTGATTTAGAAGCAGTATAGCAATATTGCAATAGGAACTCGATGTTGATAATTCTCCCCATATTATGACTTGCACTGGGATGGATGATtggctaggaaaaaaaagttccacactttcaaagcaaaagcagaaaataagaatGTAG
Proteins encoded:
- the AAMDC gene encoding mth938 domain-containing protein isoform X2, with protein sequence MSSPEIASLSWGQMKVKGCSTTYKDCKVWPGGSRTWDWRETGTNHSPGVQPADLEEVVKKGVKTVVIGRGMSEALQHPLWTI